The following are encoded in a window of Sminthopsis crassicaudata isolate SCR6 chromosome 3, ASM4859323v1, whole genome shotgun sequence genomic DNA:
- the LOC141564566 gene encoding uncharacterized protein LOC141564566 isoform X8 yields MLENVQNLLFLGLPVAKEDLISYFQEGGTPWILGGKGPRNFCPDSVASFEVNEIPANVNISVGESGQQRLMSIGPCDFSFIEISDSDIKVDKNPKNPCEFDEVGKSLTQYSVVNQCKTLTPRNDCFQYGIYRECFTEQVELIQSHENLPEMQIYQGNQWKKPFSLNSDPVKHQKRYTSKKLHVGNEGRKTFNQNPKIINHQKNHIRKKSHDSNEEATTTFSSLPYHPTFPPGMKTFACNQCGKSFYWNPDLVRHQKIHTEKKPYKCNECGKSFSYKSLLISHQRVHTGEKPYVCNQCGKAFHYRALLIGHLRIHSGERPYKCIHCGKAFQSSSRLSSHQRIHTGEKPYECSQCGKAFTQSSHLGAHQRIHTGEKPYECTQCRKAFRFRSGLASHQRIHTGEKPFECNQCGKAFQSSSRLASHQRIHTGEKPYECHQCGKAFTQSSHLGTHQRIHSGEKPYECNQCGKAFRFRSGLATHQRMHTGEKPYKCNQCGKAFQCSSSLAKHVRVHTGERPYKCNQCGKAFRCSSSLAAHQRIHTIAKPYECNQCGKGFKKSSKLDIHQRIHTGEKPYECDQCGKSFKYSSHLAAHQRIHTGEKPFECSHCGKAFQSSSSLTIHQRIHTGEKPYECNQCGKAFQCNSNLAAHLRIHTGEKPYKCNQCGKAFRYRSGLAVHQRIHTREKPY; encoded by the coding sequence aTTCAGTGGCCAGCTTTGAAGTGAATGAGATTCCTGCAAACGTGAACATTTCTGTTGGAGAATCTGGCCAGCAGAGATTGATGAGTATTGGTCCCTGTGACTTCAGTTTTATAGAAATCTCTGACTCTGATATCAAAGTAGATAAAAATCCAAAGAATCCCTGTGAATTTGATGAAGTTGGAAAGAGTTTGACACAATATTCGGTCGTAAATCAATGTAAGACATTGACCCCAAGGAATGACTGTTTTCAGTACGGTATATATAGAGAATGCTTTACTGAACAGGTAGAGCTTATTCAGTCTCATGAGAATCTTCCTGAAATGCAAATCTATCAAGGTAATCAATGGAAAAAGCCCTTCAGCTTGAATTCCGACCCAGTTAAACATCAGAAACGTTATACTAGCAAAAAGCTTCATGTAggtaatgaaggaagaaagaccTTTAACCAGAACCCTAAGATCATCAACCATCAGAAGAATCACATTCGAAAGAAATCTCATGACAGTAATGAGGAAGCCACAACAACCTTCTCATCTCTTCCTTACCATCCTACTTTTCCTCCTGGAATGAAAACATTTGCTTGTAATCAGTGTGGGAAGAGCTTTTATTGGAATCCAGATCTTGTTAGACATCAGAAGATTCATACTGAAaaaaagccttataaatgtaatgaatgtggaaagagcTTCAGCTACAAATCCCTCCTTATTAGCcatcagagagttcatactggggagaaaccttatgTGTGTAATCAGTGTGGGAAGGCCTTCCACTACCGAGCGCTCCTCATTGGCCACCTGAGAATTCACAGTGGAGAGAGACCCTATAAATGTATCCACTGTGGAAAAGCTTTCCAAAGCAGCTCTCGCCTTTCttcccatcagagaatccacactggagagaaaccatatgaaTGTAGTCAGTGTGGAAAGGCCTTCACCCAGAGCTCTCATCTCGGtgcccatcagagaatccacactggggagaaaccttatgaatgtactCAATGTAGAAAAGCTTTCAGATTCCGTTCTGGTCTTGCctcccatcagagaatccacactggagagaaaccttttgaatgtaatcagtgtggaaaggctttccaAAGCAGCTCCCGTCTTGCTtcccatcagagaattcacactggagagaagccttatgaatgtcaTCAGTGTGGGAAGGCTTTCACCCAGAGTTCCCATCTTGGTACACATCAGAGAATACACAGTggggagaagccttatgaatgcaatcagtgtggaaaggcttttaggtTCCGCTCTGGTCTTGCTACACATCAGAGAATGcacacaggagagaaaccttataaatgtaatcagtgtggaaaggctttccaGTGCAGCTCCAGTCTTGCTAAACATGTAAGAGTTCACACTGGAGAGagaccttataaatgtaatcaatgtggaaaagctttccgATGCAGCTCCAGTCTTGCTGctcatcagagaatccacactatagcaaaaccttatgaatgtaatcagtgtggaaagggtTTCAAAAAGAGTTCCAAACTTGAtatccatcagagaatccacactggagagaaaccttatgaatgcgATCAATGTGGAAAGTCTTTTAAATATAGCTCCCATCTTGCTGCTCACCAGAGAATTCACACAGGagaaaaaccttttgaatgtagTCATTGTGGAAAGGCTTTCCAAAGCAGTTCCAGTCTTactatacatcagagaatccacaccgGAGAGAAACCTTacgaatgtaatcagtgtggaaaagcTTTCCAATGTAATTCCAATCTTGCTGCCCATctgagaatccacactggagagaaaccttataaatgtaatcagtgCGGAAAAGCTTTCAGATATCGCTCTGGTCTTGctgtccatcagagaatccacactagAGAGAAACCTTATTAA